In Streptacidiphilus sp. P02-A3a, the DNA window CCGACCACCCGGACACCGCCCGGCTGGCGGCGGCGGCCATCGTCGTCGGCTACGAGCCGCTGGAGCCGCTGACCGATCCGGAGCAGGCCTTCGCCGCCCCGCCGATCCACCCCGACGGCAACCTGTTCCGGCACCTGCCGGTGCGCTTCGGCGACCCGGAGGCGATCGGCGCGGTGGTGGTCGAGGGACTGTACCGGGTCGGCCGCCAGGACCCGGCGCCGATCGGCGCCGAGGCCGGCCTGGCCGTGCCGCGCCCGGACGGCGGCGTCGAACTGCACGTCGCCAGCACCGACCCGCACGGCGACCGGGACCGGGCCGCCTACTGCCTGGGCCTGGAGCCGGACCGGGTCCGGCTGGTGGTCAGCGGCGTCCCCGGGGCCACCGCCGACCGCGAGGACGTGGGCTTCCAGGTGGCGCTGGGCCTGCTGGCGATCCGCACCGGGCATCCGGTGAAGATGGCGCTGACCCGGGAGGAGTCCTTCCTCACCCACGCCCACCGGCACCCCGCGCTGCTGCGCTACCGGCACCACGCCGACATCGAGGGCCGACTGGTGAAGGTCGAGGCGCAGCTGCTGCTGGACGGCGGCGCGTACGCCGAGGTGTCCAGCGAGGCGCTGGCGGCGGCGGCGGCGATGGCGGCCGGTCCCTACGTGGTGCCCAACGTCTTCGTGGACTCCTGGGCGGTGCGCACCAACAACCCCCCGGCCGGGCGGATGCGCGGCGAGGGCGCGCTGCAGACCTGCTTCGCCTACGAGTCGCAGCTGGACCAGCTGGCGACGGCGCTGGACCTGGATCCGCTGGAGATCCGCCGCCGCAACGCCATGTCCACCGGCGACCTGCTGCCCACCGGCCAGGCGGTGACCTGCCCGGCGCCGGTCCGCGAGCTGCTGGACGCGGTGGCCGCCGAACCGCTGCCGCCGCTGCCGGTGGACCAGCCGGACGCCGAGTGGCTGCTGCCCGGCGGCCCCGGCGGCGCGGGCGACCCGGCGGCGGTGCGGCGCGGCATCGGCTACGCCGTGGGCATGGTGCACATGCTGGGCGCGGAGGGCGCGGACGAGGTCTCCACCGCCTCGGTCCGGGTCACCGGCTCGCAGGCGTCGGTGATGTGCACCGCCGTGGACACCGGCACCGGCTTCTCCACGCTGGCCCGCCAGATCGTGCAGGACGTGCTCGGGGTCACCGATGTCTACATCGCGCCGGTCGACACCGACCAGCCGTCCGCCGGTCCCTCCGCGCGCGGGCGGCAGACCTGGGTGTCCGGCGGCGCGGTCGAGCGGGCCGCGCTGATGGTCCGGCACCAGCTGCTGCAACCGCTGGCGGTGCAGTTCGGCATGTCGCCGGAGCTGCTGACGATCAGCGACGGCAAGATCACCTCCTATGACGGGGTGCTCGGCATGCCGGTGCTCCAGGCACTGGAGGACAAGGACCTCTGGGCGACCGCGCAGTGCCGCCCGCACCCCACCGAGCCGCTGAACCCGGAGACCGGCCAGGGGGACGCCTTCGTCGGCCTGGCCTTCTGCGCGATGCGCGCGGTGGTGGACGTGGACGTGGAACTCGGCACCGTCCGGGTGGTGGAGCTGGCGGTGGCCCAGGACGTCGGCCGGGCGCTGAACCCGGAGCAGATCATCGCCCGGATCGAGGCCGGGGCGACCCAGGGCCTGGGCCTGGCGCTGATGGAGGAACTGGTCAGCGAGGGCGGCCGGATCGCCAACCCGTCCTTCACCCGGTACCGGCTGCCGACCGCGCTGGACGTCCCGGACATCCGGATCGCCGCGCTGCTGGAGGAGCGGGACGTGGTCGCGCCCTTCGGCGCGAAGGCCGTCGGCGCGGCCCCGGCGACGGTCGCCCCGGCCGCGGTCGCGGCAGCGGTGCGGGCGGCCACCGGCCGCCCGGTGAACCGGCTGCCGATCCCGCCCGAGGACATCGCCGGATAGCCGATGGGGCGCCGCACCGGCGCCCCATCCGCCGCGCACGGCGGCCCCACGGCAAGGGGAACGGCCCGGCCGCCTGTGGCGACCGGGCCGTTCCCATTCCCCTGGAATTACCCCCCGAATTCCACGGGAAAGCATGCGGAAAAAGGGATCCACGAATCGTGCGTGAATTCCTTGCGGAGGCCATGACCGGATTCGAACCGGTGTAAACCGCTTTGCAGGCGGTTCCCTAAACCACTCGGGCACACGGCCGGGCGACGACCCTGACGGGTCGGTCGGGCTTGGGTAGACCCTCAGCGGGTCCGACAGGAGGCGGCGGAACAGCGACACGCCGCGGTCATACAGGTGCTGGGGCAGGCGGCGGACTGCGCGGTGCGCACGGCCTTCCTGTCCATCAGAACACCCCTGTCATCGAGAACCTGTCCGGGCCCTGCCGGCCCGGTGAATTCACTCTACGGGAATGCACCCCCTATTCGTCAACACCGGTCGGAAATTCCGATCGGAACGAGTCCCGGGGCCCGACCCCTGACCGCCCTGCGGCCTAGGTCCGCGGACCCGGTGCGGACCGGCCTTCGGACAGGGGTGATCCTGGTCAATGGGCCTTACCATTGCTCTGGTGACCACAGCCCCCGGCTCGACGAAGCCGTCCGACGAGACCGCGCCCGCCGACCTCGCCCCCACCGAGGGCGGGGTGCTCAGCGGGCGCTACCGGGCGCTGACCATCGGCATCGTCTCCTGCGTCCTGCTGGTCGCCTTCGAGGCCACCGCCGTGAACACCGCGATGCCGGTCGCCGCCCGCGCCCTGCACGGCCTCGGCCTGTACGCCTTCGCCTTCTCCGGCTACTTCACCGCGAGCCTGCTGGCGATGGTGGTCTCCGGCGAGTGGAGCGACAAGCGCGGACCGCTGGGGCCGCTGGCGGCCGGCATAGGCACCTTCGGGGTGGGCCTGGTGATCGCGGGCACCGCCCAGGACATGT includes these proteins:
- a CDS encoding xanthine dehydrogenase family protein molybdopterin-binding subunit, which gives rise to MTTPDGDGELLGPLPGVPQGAPGSATGTALGAPPVVSPARPRLPEQQPATNGLGSSPMRADALAKSMGIYPYAADLWAEGLLWGAVTRSPYPYARIVSVDIGPALAIPGVHAVVTAADLRPGPAGVPDGAPSGPIAQDRPVFATDIVRHHGEPVAAVAADHPDTARLAAAAIVVGYEPLEPLTDPEQAFAAPPIHPDGNLFRHLPVRFGDPEAIGAVVVEGLYRVGRQDPAPIGAEAGLAVPRPDGGVELHVASTDPHGDRDRAAYCLGLEPDRVRLVVSGVPGATADREDVGFQVALGLLAIRTGHPVKMALTREESFLTHAHRHPALLRYRHHADIEGRLVKVEAQLLLDGGAYAEVSSEALAAAAAMAAGPYVVPNVFVDSWAVRTNNPPAGRMRGEGALQTCFAYESQLDQLATALDLDPLEIRRRNAMSTGDLLPTGQAVTCPAPVRELLDAVAAEPLPPLPVDQPDAEWLLPGGPGGAGDPAAVRRGIGYAVGMVHMLGAEGADEVSTASVRVTGSQASVMCTAVDTGTGFSTLARQIVQDVLGVTDVYIAPVDTDQPSAGPSARGRQTWVSGGAVERAALMVRHQLLQPLAVQFGMSPELLTISDGKITSYDGVLGMPVLQALEDKDLWATAQCRPHPTEPLNPETGQGDAFVGLAFCAMRAVVDVDVELGTVRVVELAVAQDVGRALNPEQIIARIEAGATQGLGLALMEELVSEGGRIANPSFTRYRLPTALDVPDIRIAALLEERDVVAPFGAKAVGAAPATVAPAAVAAAVRAATGRPVNRLPIPPEDIAG